From the genome of Nicotiana sylvestris chromosome 1, ASM39365v2, whole genome shotgun sequence:
ACTCGATCCACCAACAACATGTGACATCTTTAAGTTGtcaactaattattaattaagatAGATTATATTCAATGTAGTACCCTTTTTTTTTGTTGGTTTTTTTGGCCTCTAATTGAAGTATCAAACACACGTCAGTTCATAATTATTTTGGAGGGGTATAGTTCTTAATTTTAAATCAAACTAATACAAGAATATTAGGGGACATTTATTTGCTTGTGATaacttttagaaaaaaaaaaattcatctaACTTTTTTCCTCCAAGAAGCTAATAATTTCTAACAAACACGTCTTCGAGGGTATTTTTCGTTGAAAACTCTTCTTACAGTCACAAAACGCTAACATATCTTTAGGGAAAAGTAACTATAAGTCTACAACTTCCCAAAAGTTCCACAGTCACAAAACTTTTGTTACTCCACTAATACAATATCTTCAAGTTCCCAAAAATTGTTAGTGGAAGAAAAAGTTTCACCAGAAAACTGTCATAAATTAGTTTTTAgaaatttgaatttttttgaagtttttagCCTAAAAAATTGATCGTAtttcataaaaaaataatgtTTTCAACAATTTTTTGTCAAAATCTATGGTCAAACAGTAGCTAAATACTAGTAGTATATTTAAAATTCTtacttatttaatattattaCCTACATTAACTAAATTTTGTTCAAATAAAGATCAGGGCTAATCTAATACATCTATTACCAAATTAAATCTTTTCTATGGACGGTTTCCCACAATAGACTCCCCACATCCAAAATGCTCTTTAATAAGAAAATCATTGCCTCCAGTATTTGCAACATCAGTCAGAATGAAGAAGATATGGAACACATGTTCTTCAACTACCTTCACTCAAAACCTATTTGGGATCAACTGGGAAGCTTTTATAAATACCCAAACCAACCCCATAATGATCTCACTATGCACAACCGGATAAAAACTCTTTGCCAAATAAAATCCTCTTTTAACAGATATTTAACAAAGGCAGATATCTTGCCTTTCACCCTTTGGCACATTTGGATTCGCATAAATAATCTTATCTTCAACAACAATAAAACTCCTATCTTGTTAAAAAGTATTGTTAAAAGCGCAAAGGATTTTAAATTGTTAACAGATTCTATTAAGAAACCTTGCTTAAGGACTACTATTTACATAAAATGGAAGCCACCTGATTCAGGAACCTTCAAATTAAATATCGATGGCTCAAGCTTAGGTAACCCAGGAAAGAGAGACATTGGGGTGGGTGGGGGGGGGTCTTCAGAAACAGTGATAGTAACTGGATTCTAGGTTTCAACATGTCCATTCCTCATGCAACTAATATCTACATGGAAGGCCTTGCCCTTTTACATGGTCTAAAATTAGCCATACAACAAAATAGCATGCCATTAGTGGTTGAAACAGACCACAATGTTCTAGTCAACACGCTTACTAATGACAATTGACAATACCAAAATTTGATTACTGATTGATTGTAGATGGATGCTTACTAGAGCAGGGGAGTCACAAGTCATTCACGTCTTCAGGGAAGCTAATGGTATGGCTGATCTTTTGGTCAAGCATGGAAACAACTCGAACTTTTTTGGAAATCCTATGTTGTACTTCACCCCGCCCCCTTTTATTGTCTCTACTTTTGAACTGGACAAGCTAGGAACCTTGTGTCCTAGAATAGTCCCAACTTGTAATAGCTTTGACAGAATATTAATCTTATGAAATTATGATATAATATATcatattaatttaataaatattagttgtattttattatttaatatagtgtGCAGAAATATAATACAATCTGTAAAAAATTAAAGGATACACATCATATAGTAATCAAATAAATTGTttgttcctttttatttttattattgaatTAGCAAGAACTTAGTACTATGGATACTTTTCTTGAgtattatttatttatcttttattttttaattaattcaaaatgTAAATATCATTACATTATCTCCATCCCCCTCTTTTCGTACATTTCTTTCTACTGTAGTACTTATTtgattagtttttaaattttatattttattaaaattttaaataatgtAATATTACATTCCTttcatttctttattttaaaacaattttaaaattTGAAACTATTCCCCAATTTGAATggatatttttattatatattttaaattttttattatatccaatttttttgttttattttattttaaaatatttgtaaaactccaacttgaaactacttcCCAATTTGAATGaatagtttttttattattatagcTAATTGTAAGATATCTTTATTGATAAATTCAAATAGAGTAACCaattaattcaaaatttaaaattcaaatatttttttagttaGAAAGGGAGTAACCAAAACTACACCCAAACTTGAATAGgtagtttttttgtttttgttttttaataTTTTCATCTTTTACTTTAGCTAATTTaagttttcttattttttcttttttaattttaaaataattttaaaactccaacttgaaactatttCCCATTTGAATGCcacttgaaaaatattttgcttAACAATGCTACTTgactttttgtatttttaatttgaattgaaagtttttttatttcattattttctttttttattttaaaataattttaaaactccaacttgaaactactcccaatTTGAATAGGTAtttcttttatttaaatatttccGCGTTTTATTATggctaattttatttttttcatttgttttttttaattttaaaatatttttaaagctCCATTTagaaactactccccaatttgaatgggtagtgtTTTTTTTCCCGTTTCATTATATCTAATTATAAGATGTTTATATTTATTAATACAAACAGAGTAACCAATTAATTCAACATTttaaattcaaaagatttttttaCTTAGAAAGGCAGTTTATTGTcttaaaattccaacttgaaactattccCAAATTTGGATTggcaatttttttaatttttttaattttgttttttatttaaattttttttaaaatgccaACTTTGTTGGAGATTTGTCCTAAAAATCTATACTTGACATCTTATGATTATACCACTTGCCATCATATAATTATTTACTTCTctttttgtgtgtgtatatatatatatatatatatatatatatatatatatataaagactacTATATTAGAAAGAAATTTCTCCTCAATTTAATTTGGCaacttttatttctttatttctgttttttattttaaaactccaaatTGAAATCACACCCCAATTTGAATTgccattttttatttctttatttttgttttttattttaaaataatttcaaaattccAAATTGAAACTATTCCCCAACTTGAAtaggtattttttttaattaatattttcatttttttattatagctaatttaattttttcttatttttcgtttttttatattttaaaataactttaaaactccaacttgaaactactccccaatttgaatgaatagttattttttttatattttcgtttttttaatatAGCTAATTATAATacatctatatttattaattcaaatagaGTAAATAAttagttcaaaatttaaaaagatttttttagttAAAAATATAGTTTATTTTGTCTTAACAATGCCACTTGGCTTTTTGTGGTTATGCCATTTGTTTTAATAATGTGCATTTGCCTCTCCTCTCATTtgaaattcaaaagatttttttaCTTAAAAAGACAGTTTATTTGTcttaaaattccaacttgaaactactcccaaatttgaattggcaattttttttattttgttttttatttaaaaataattttaaaacgcCAACTTTGTTGGAGATTTGTCCTAAAATCTGTACTTGGCATCTTATGGTTATACCACTTGGCATCATATAATTATttatttctccctttttttttgtgtgtatatatatatatatacacacacatacatatatataaagaCTACTATATTAGAAAGAAATTTCTCCTCAATTTAAATTGGCaacttttatttctttatttctgttttttattttaaaataattttaaaactccaaattGAAATCACACCCCAATTTGAATCgccatttttttatttctttattttttttaaaaaaataatttcaaaactcCAAATTGAAACTATTCCCTAACTTGAATAGgtagttttttaattaatattttcatttattttattgtagctaatttaattttttcttatttttcattttttctttaattttaaactAACTTTAAAGCTCCAACTTGAAACTGCTCCCCAATTTGATtgggtagttattttttttatattttcgttttttaatataGCTAATTATAATacatctatatttattaattcaaatagaGTAACTAgttaattcaaaatttaaaaaggtTTTTTTTAGTTAAAAAGGTAGTTTATTTTGTCTTAACAATGCCACTTGGCTTTATATGGCTATGATATTTGTGTGCCTCTCCttttattatatttatttattattattattatatatagatTTTCAGTTCCTAATCGTCAAAATTAAGTCGGGCCAAATTGATTTATGTTTAAGATGTTGCTCTCATCATCAGGAGTTTCTTCTAAAAAAATGAACTTCGATTATGATTTAGGGCTTGCAATTGTCTCAAAGAGGGGTTTGATTCTTCTCAGAACTTAAACGATGATAAATCAAAGTTTTTCTCTCCACCGAGGTATGGGGTGGAATAGATGGACCGTACATCTTAATCAGAAATTTAGGGTTCGAATTCTAAGAATATTAAAGTTCCTGGAGGGACAAGTTTTCCCTTTAACGGACCATATGCGTTACAAATCTGGATAATGTGTGTTAGGATACAAATCTGGATTAGTTAGGATAGTGTGTTCAAAATAGTCTTTCTTGAAATCTCAATTGGTTCCTTTGTGAATCCAGTGAAAGTTGAATGGTAAGGTGTGCAAATTTTCATGGAGGAAAACCGAAGGATAAACTGTACAAAGTGGGAGTTTTATGATTACTGAAAGTTAAGCCTTTGAGCTGGGAATTTCAACAGGGAAATCCAAATTCTCAAGTTGGGTTCTGGGTCAAACTCGGGTTTTTAATTAGGTTAGCTCATTTGGCTTTTTAATTTTTCTGCATTGACTCCATGATGCAACTTGTCATTTATTTttcattaaaagaaaaatcatgtCTTTTCTTAATACAAATTGCATGCACTTGACCGTCACTTTCAGTAATTTTGGTATCTTGATCTAGAGAAGAAAGTGCCTCTTAGGAATTGCCAAATGTATTCTTGAACAAAGTACTTATCTTTCAGGAAAATTCTTCCCTCTTATAGAAATCAAAGCACTGGTCAGGCTGAGCTAGATTACACTTTAAATATGATGATATTTCAAAATAATGCAAATTGGATAGGGAGAATGTAAATTAGAAGTCTTTTCCATGGATTTTATTTGCTTGCTAAGACAATACATAAATGATGACTTATGACGTAATTTCTGGGAATTAACTATAAGAATGAGTAGCTCCTTACCTTACATGGGGTTGAACAAGTCAAGTcaatggtttttttttttttttttctcttagtAGGTAAATGATGCATCTTTATCTGTCTTTTGTCTGTATTACAAGAGGAAAGTCCACCCTTGAATATGAGTAGGTTGAACTGTTAATTAAGTTTACTTAGAATATGGAAATACAGCTCATCGACCTATATAATTGTGTACTGCAACATCCTTTATATACATATACACACACGCATGCCTTCTTCAACAATATTGTGCAGGTTCTGTTATGCACTTGTCCTATATTGTGCTTAACTATTTTTTGTTTGAGACGGTGATACAAGTTATGAGACAAGAATGGTTTACAGAATCTTATGTAATTATTCCTACTTCCCAAATTTTTCGAGTTACGTCTGATTATCAAGTTGCATAGCAGGTTTTCAATCCATGGCATGCTGAACTCTTTACAGCTTGCCAATGCGCACCTAACAGAGACGGCTTTGGGATAATTCCTGCTGTTCCTTACAgttatttcatcaatttgtttTAGTTTTTTACAAAGAAATGTTATGCTGGTAATACCTTCTCACTCATGAGATGATAACATGTGgtttttgaatttctttgttGTTGTAGCCATTACTTGGGCCAATTTTCCCGTGCATTATGCTCTGTGGATGTTGATGGTGTATTTGACTGATGTATGGAAGCTCAAACTCACAGATGCAGCTGCAATTGTCAATGTCTTCCTTGGTTTCCAAGCAATCCCACAGTCATTCTTGCTGTTTTCTGCTCATGGTCTATTCGGCAATTATCCAGTGCTATTGGGTTCTATATTCGCCTGTTGTGTGGTACATTTTTCTttgttaaattatttaattcctgCACTCTCCTCTCTAATTTGGAATATTTACCCAATTCACAATCGAGCTCTTGGTCCTGTTAGCTTGAGTTAGTTTGCACCCTCTTTCCTAACACTTCATTGCTTAGAAACACATTTGAAGGAAGTATGGTCAAGCTGCTCGTCTGCAGTGATTTCTGTCCATAGGTCTTACAACAAACTAATGGAGAAAGATATCCCTTAACTGTCGCAGTAATATATCCTTGCTGATGTATAATATTTTGATTTTCTGTTGTTTGTATTGCTAAATTGGTACTAATTAGTATAACTCAATCCTTGTGCATTGCCAAAGAAATTTCAAGGCCAATTGTAACCGTTAGGATAAAGATTAACTCGGAGATAACCTAGACCTCTTGAAGCTCAAGGCTGAAATATCTAGGACTGACTCTGATTTGCTAGTTACATCTTGTTGTGGACTAAATCTCTTCAaatttgtgtaaatattaatCTGCTGCAATTTAGGTATCTGTTGCTTCTGTTTTACCTTGTGAAAAAGGGTGGGTGTCTCAAGTTTCACAATCTAATAATTTCCCATGATAATTTTCTTCCTGTTTATGTCCATGCATCACGTCATCAATTTGTGTCATACATTTCCAATTACTAAGATCTCTTTCCTGAACCTCTAATATATTTGATGCAATTCTGTCCAAGACACCTGAAAGAAACTGGTTAAATCTCTACAAAACTCTTGATGCTTAGATTTCATCCTCTTGTGGTGCGAGCTCTAGAATGGCCAAAGCTAAAAATGAATATGAtagatttaattttttaaattaagTCCTCAACaagagaggttgtgagttcgagtctccccaagagtaaGGTGGTAAgtttttggagggaaggatgccgagggtctatttggaaataacctctctaccccagggtaggggtaaggtctgcgtacatactaccctccccagacctcactaagtgggattatactgggttgttgttgttgtaagtcCTCAACATGCCCCCTCGTGTGCAGGCCTGATTCTTTTTCATAGGCCAAGCACGTGAAAATTCTTTTTGATAATGGGTGGCGATGAGACTCGAACCCAAGACCTCTGCCTGAGCTTATACATTGTTGAATTTGTGTGAGCATCTGACCGTTTAAGTTGTTAGAAAGGGAACACTTTTTTTTATTATGTCCTCAGCAAAACGGAAATTCACTATCTATTAAGACTGAGTCTCTTTTTGTGCTAAATTAGGATTTCTTTCCAACAGTACTAACTTAAAACTTTGACGCTTCAATTTACTAAACCAGAGAATCTGTTAGTGCGACCCATGAACATTTTTAATGCTTAGAACTCTTATCCAAATTTCTTGACCTTCTCTTACTGATTTTTACAATCCAAGAACTCTTACCCAAAATGGGGTATAATTTGAAATTCACTTTCAGTTAAGTCTTGAAAGTTTCTTGTATGTAGGGCATGGGTTTTTTAACAATGTCGACACCGCCAGTCCTTGCTAAGGCTACTGGAACGTGCAGTGCTTATCAGCCTGAATGCATTGGCGAAGGCCAGCGCATACTCTTCTACATAGCGTTGGCTCTGTCTGCTCTTGGGGCAGCTGGTCAAGCAGTAAGCTTTCCCTCTTTCCTAGTTGAGCAACTTGGAGAAAATGCTAACCCGCCTTCCATCTGGTTTCTGCAATGTGTTGCGGTGATTCTGTTCAAAGCTGCTGCTGTTTTGGGATTTTCATACATATCACCATGGTCACTTTGGTTTGGTGTCCCAGCAATATGTTACACAGTGGCAGCCTTTATTTTCTTGAGCGGATCTTGTACCTATAAATATGTTAAACCAGAAGGTAGCCCTATCACTACTTTATTCCGGGTCTTAGCAGCGTCTATCTCCAAGTTATTCTATCAACTGCCAACAGATGCGTCCCAGCTGTATAACGTATCTGACCGTAATAGACAATACGTGCCTCACACCAATGGCCTGAGGTCCTCTCTCGCTCTCTCATTGTCTGTGATTTCCTCCATTTGTGTTTGCCTTACACTTGAGGAATATCTCAAGTTTCAGTCCATgtctctttattttattttccatcTTAGATTTTAAATATCTTTTCTGCTACCCATCTCTACCCTTGTCCATTGTGAATGTGATCTAGTACAGACTTGATGTCACAAGTCATTAGGATCCTCCTCGCCTTTTTCTCAATTGCTGTCTATCATGGATTAGTGTATTTATATTAAAGAATTGTACTAACACAAACTATTGTGCAAAACTCAATTCAGGTTTCTAGACAAGGCTGCAATTATCTTGCCCGGCCAGACTCTGGAGCAGCAACTCAGGAATAGATGGAGGCTTTGCAGCATTGCTGAGATTGAAGTTACTAAATTTGCAATTCGCACATTCCCTATGTCAATGACCTTCATTCTTGGGGGGGTTATGACTTCTTTGTCGTATACCTACTTTCTGGAGCAAGCAAAGACTATGAACAACAAGGTTGGAAACCTAAGAATTCCCCTAGCTGTATTCCTATGGTTCCGGTTAGAAGCAAGAGAACAATTTCCAAAACTGTATCACATACTTGTGAATTGGCGATGGGGTTCAGACGCAAAACCATCAGCTCCTAGAGTGGAGGTTGCAGTATCCATCATTTTGGGTGTATTATGCACTATTACTGCTGCAAAAGTGGAGTCAAGAAGACTCGCTGCGGTAAAGAGCTATGGTTTAGCAGGCGAGACAGATGAAAAAATTCCAATGACCGTGTTCTGGCTGCTTCCACAGTATCTCCTTCTTGGGGCAGTAGACGGGATGTTTGCAAAGAGCTTTAATAATTACTACAGTAATTACTTTGAGCCCATATCTGCGTCATACATGCTCAGTGGCTGCAATCTGATGCACGGGTTAGGATATATGAGCAACATTTTTTTAGTGTACATAGTGAGTAAGGTTAGTCGGAGGGGAAATAAACCAAGTTGGTTTCAGGACACCCTGAATAAGAGTCGACTTGATAAGTATTACTGGACTCTGTCGTGGCTATTAGCTATTGCATTTATATTGTTTTCTGTGATTAGTCTGTGGTATGCATACAGGCGATCAAAAGAAGAAGCACGAACAGTGTACATCGAACGAAGTGTTACCCGGATTGGGGGTGAAACAATTTATGAGATCACATATAGAGTAGGAAACAGGCGCAATAACGGTACCATCATTGACATGTTTCCTTCTTTTGGGTAATGATATGTTTATAGGGAATGATGGTGGTTGTAACACATAATCTGCTGAAGCGCATTCCATATCTTGTATAGTAAAGAACTACTACCTTTTTTAATCGTATGCATCCTTCCTTTGGTTAAAACAAAGAGTTGATTGCACTTTCCTGTATTTCATTAACTTTCTTTATATACATGTCTCTGTAAACTTACACTTTCAAGAAGTTTTTTCTACTAATGTTTTTGGAATTTTCCAGGTCTTTGAGGGCACTTATAAGTGGAAACTCTTGTTACAGTTAAAATACTCGCAAATCTTTCGGCAAAAAGTAACCGCAAATTAAAAgcaagtttttctttttcttatgcatttcatagtCCTCAAAATTAACTCCCCGCAAATTTATTTATGTTTCAGATGCCATGTTCAATCAAAGTCCTTTTTTCTTATCATATATTGTTAGGTGTTGTCCTGAATTTTTTATCATATTTGGTTTTCTATTTCTTGAAGGAAGGATAACATATTTACCATAATGATTTTATCTTttaggaaaaggaaaatataattcttccatatttttgaGTATGAAAGAagtatatttttcttttcctaaaaggTAAAATCAATTATGGTAAATGTGTTGTCTTTCCTTCAAGgaataggaaaaccaaatatgacAAAGAAATCAGATCAAACACCTAATAATTCTCCCTTTTGGCTTGAATTTTCTGGCGAAATAAATTTGATCTACCTTCTTGACATAACTTTTAACAGGTCTCATCTCCACCACAAAATTTGTCTCAACATGAGTAGCACTGcggtcaaatttctcagaaaAAAAGTATGATTACCGTCAAATAGGTTGCAGCTAGAACTAAACTCGCCTAGATGAACTTCGCTCTGATACCACCTTTTAGGATCGAAATAATCAAGTTTTATGCGGAAGCTAGTAAAACAAATCTTGAATGACGATAAATCAgataacaaaagagaaatatatcaaaggagacacaaacatttaacgtggtttggATACATATGGTATTGAGACTAAGGGTGGTAAGTGGGTCGGGTCAGGCACGGGACCGTGGGCTAAACGAGATGGGATAGTTTGGCCCGCTAGATGTGGGCTCGTGCCGGTCTCGTGGGTCAGTTTTTAGTTAGGAAACGTTAGGACCGGGCCCGTTTGGCCCGCCAAGAGGCCGGGACCGAACCAGTCCCTTGGCGGGCCAAATGTGCCCAAcgaatatttaaaaaaaagagtcattgaGAGTttaaaaaatagccgttgggtaTTTAAAAAATAGCCTTTTAACCCCTTCCCCCCCAAACTtaattttaaccccaaactttttattaTTACACTTTTCTCTATTTTCTATTATAAATACcctctcattctttcattttcttaCAAAATCAATATCGATCTATCAAAATCTCTCTCTAGTTTTCTTCTATACTTGCTACAATTGTTtactttatcaaaaaaaaaaaagtgaaaaaattatGATGTTGCTACTATTGCTTACTTTATTccaaaaaaatagttaaaaatatTGAAGTTGTTACAATTTGTGAAAAAACTGTGAAGATGGTGAATTGgagtcttcaagtcttcaacgataatcaattttcaacaagttgttcATTAATTCGGTAAACTCATTTCAACTCTTAAGTCCTAATATTATAGTTTTATCTGTTTTATTTATCTGCTATTACTTGATTAATTAAGACGTATTCCTTAAGAAATAGTTTTGGTAAAAGTAAGAATAATGAAAAATCTAAGACTGGCGAATCTGGTGGTACTGTTGTTCCTCCTCCCCTGCCCACGAATCCCAGAACCAAACCCTATACCCGTCCTACACCTGCTATTTTTGATACCGATAATAATTTATTACAATTTAGTGACACTGAATTTGCCATAATATTGCACCCGACATACTCTTCTACACCGGGTTGGCTTTGTTTGCTCTTGGAGGATCTCATCAAACAGTAAGCATAAGCTCTTTCATAAATGATCAACTTGGAGAAGATTCTATCAGGCTAGACATCTGGTCTCTGCAACGTTGCGCGGTGATGCTGTTCAAAGCTTCTGCTGTTTTAGGATTTTCATACATATCACCGTGGTCACTTTGGTTTGGTATCACAACAATATGTTACACGGTTGCAGCCTTTATTTTCTTGAGCGAATCTTGTACCTATAAATATGTTAAACCAGAAGGTAGCCCTATCACTACTATATTTCGGGTCTTTGCAGCGTCTATCTCCAAGTTATTCTATCGACTGCCTGCAGATGTCTCGCAGCTATATAACGTATCTGACCGTTGTAGAGAATACCTGCCTCAAACCAATGGCCTGAggtcctctctctctctctctctctctctctctctcattgtCTGTGTTTTGCTCCATTTGTGTTTAGTATCTCAAGTTTCAGTACCTGATTCTTTATTTTGTTTGCCATCTTAGATTTTAACGATCTTTTGCTACTTGTCCATTGTGAACTGGTGAGATCAACTGGAGACTCAGTTATCACAAGGCAATAGGATCCTCGTCGTCTTTTCCTTGATTGCAGTCTATCATGGATTAGTGAGGGAGGAAATTGTACTAACGCAAGTTATTGTGCAAAACTCAATTCAGGTGTCTAGACAAGGCTGCAATTATTTTGCCTGATCAGACTTTAGAGCAGCAACTGAGAAATAGATGGAAGCTTTGCAGCATTTCTGAGGTTGAAGTTACAAAAAATAGCAATTCGCACATTCCCACTGTCTTTGACCTACATTCTAGGTGGGGTTATGACTTCTTTGTCATATACCTACTTTCTAGAGCAAGCAAAGACTATGAACAATAAGGTCGGACACCTAAGAATTCCTCTGGCAGTCTTCCTATGGTTCCAACTAGAAACAAGAGCACAATTTCCAAAACTATATCACAAATTTGTGAAGTGGCTATGGGGTTCAGGAGAAAGACTATCAGCGCCCAGAATGGGGGTGGCAGTATCTATCATTTTGGCGGTATTATGCGCTATTACGGCTGCAAAAGTGGAGTCAAGAAGACTCACTGTGGTAAAGGACTATGGTTTAGCAGGCGAGTCTGACAAAAAAATTCCAATGAGTGTGTTCTGGCTGCTTCCACAGTATCTCCTTCTAGGGACAGTAGAGGGGATGCACGAGAAGAGCTTGGGAAAGTACTACAGTAGTTACTTTGAGAACACATCTACCCAGTACATGCTCGCTGCCTGCTGCGTGATGCACGGGTTAGGATGTATAAGCAACATTTTGTTAGTGTACATAGTGAGTAAGGTTAGCCAGAGGGGAAATAAAGTAAGTTGGTTTCAGGATTCCTTGAATAAGAGTCGAGTTGATAAGTATTACTGGACTTTGTCCGGGCTATTAGCCATTgcatttgttttgtttgttgtctGGTATGCATTCAGGGGATCAAAAGAAGAACCACAAATAGTAGACATTGAAAAAACAGTTATCCAGACAGTATACTTTGAAGAAACAATTACTCAGATGGGGAGTCATAAAATAATTTATCAGACAATGTTAGATAAATGCATTAAGAACTGCAACAGTCCAAGTGTTGTGCAAAACTGTCTAGCTGTTTGTTTCTATGTAATCCCTACTTATCAGGAGTTTGATTTTTACTTTCAGTTAAGATTGTAAACTCTATTTACATGTGTGAAGTTTTAATGTCATAATGTAATTTGCTTTCAATATCAATTTTCTGGTAT
Proteins encoded in this window:
- the LOC104242164 gene encoding protein NRT1/ PTR FAMILY 5.5-like isoform X1 gives rise to the protein MVYRILSITWANFPVHYALWMLMVYLTDVWKLKLTDAAAIVNVFLGFQAIPQSFLLFSAHGLFGNYPVLLGSIFACCVGMGFLTMSTPPVLAKATGTCSAYQPECIGEGQRILFYIALALSALGAAGQAVSFPSFLVEQLGENANPPSIWFLQCVAVILFKAAAVLGFSYISPWSLWFGVPAICYTVAAFIFLSGSCTYKYVKPEGSPITTLFRVLAASISKLFYQLPTDASQLYNVSDRNRQYVPHTNGLRFLDKAAIILPGQTLEQQLRNRWRLCSIAEIEVTKFAIRTFPMSMTFILGGVMTSLSYTYFLEQAKTMNNKVGNLRIPLAVFLWFRLEAREQFPKLYHILVNWRWGSDAKPSAPRVEVAVSIILGVLCTITAAKVESRRLAAVKSYGLAGETDEKIPMTVFWLLPQYLLLGAVDGMFAKSFNNYYSNYFEPISASYMLSGCNLMHGLGYMSNIFLVYIVSKVSRRGNKPSWFQDTLNKSRLDKYYWTLSWLLAIAFILFSVISLWYAYRRSKEEARTVYIERSVTRIGGETIYEITYRVGNRRNNGTIIDMFPSFG
- the LOC104242164 gene encoding protein NRT1/ PTR FAMILY 5.5-like isoform X2; translated protein: MLMVYLTDVWKLKLTDAAAIVNVFLGFQAIPQSFLLFSAHGLFGNYPVLLGSIFACCVGMGFLTMSTPPVLAKATGTCSAYQPECIGEGQRILFYIALALSALGAAGQAVSFPSFLVEQLGENANPPSIWFLQCVAVILFKAAAVLGFSYISPWSLWFGVPAICYTVAAFIFLSGSCTYKYVKPEGSPITTLFRVLAASISKLFYQLPTDASQLYNVSDRNRQYVPHTNGLRFLDKAAIILPGQTLEQQLRNRWRLCSIAEIEVTKFAIRTFPMSMTFILGGVMTSLSYTYFLEQAKTMNNKVGNLRIPLAVFLWFRLEAREQFPKLYHILVNWRWGSDAKPSAPRVEVAVSIILGVLCTITAAKVESRRLAAVKSYGLAGETDEKIPMTVFWLLPQYLLLGAVDGMFAKSFNNYYSNYFEPISASYMLSGCNLMHGLGYMSNIFLVYIVSKVSRRGNKPSWFQDTLNKSRLDKYYWTLSWLLAIAFILFSVISLWYAYRRSKEEARTVYIERSVTRIGGETIYEITYRVGNRRNNGTIIDMFPSFG